The Zavarzinia compransoris genome includes a window with the following:
- the rimO gene encoding 30S ribosomal protein S12 methylthiotransferase RimO, with product MSSSAAAQKPSPKVGLVSLGCPKALVDSERIITQLKAEGYEISPDYAGADVVVVNTCGFLDSARAESLEAIGEALNENGKVIVTGCLGATPDLILGQYPSVLAVTGPHRYEQVMKAVHEVVPPQHDPFVDLVPAAGVKLTPRHYAYLKISEGCNHRCSFCIIPHLRGDLVSRPIDEVLREAENLVNGGVRELLVISQDTSAYGVDLRHRGAEWRGRERRAHMTDLAAALGELGAWVRLHYVYPYPHVDDVIPLMAAGKVLPYLDIPFQHASPRVLKAMRRPGNQEKVLSRLAAWRRDVPDIAIRSTFIVGFPGETEADFEELLAFLKEARLDRVGCFRYEAVDGAPANDLPDAVPEAVKEERWNRFMAVQQQISMEKLDAKVGRTFDVLVDEIDEEDGVICRSYADAPEIDGNVIIEEPARKLRPGEMVKVKITDAGEYDLWGEMV from the coding sequence ATGTCGTCATCCGCCGCTGCGCAGAAGCCCAGCCCGAAAGTCGGTCTCGTCTCCCTGGGCTGCCCCAAGGCCCTGGTCGATTCCGAGCGCATCATCACCCAGCTGAAGGCCGAGGGCTATGAGATCAGCCCCGACTATGCCGGCGCCGATGTGGTGGTGGTCAATACCTGCGGCTTCCTCGACAGCGCCCGTGCGGAATCGCTGGAGGCGATCGGCGAGGCCCTGAACGAGAACGGCAAGGTCATCGTCACCGGCTGCCTGGGCGCGACGCCGGACCTGATCCTCGGCCAATATCCGAGCGTGCTGGCCGTCACCGGCCCGCATCGATACGAGCAGGTGATGAAGGCGGTGCACGAGGTGGTGCCGCCGCAGCACGATCCCTTCGTCGATCTGGTGCCGGCGGCGGGGGTCAAGCTGACCCCGCGCCACTATGCCTATCTGAAGATTTCGGAAGGCTGCAATCACCGCTGTTCCTTCTGCATCATCCCGCATTTGCGCGGCGACCTGGTCTCGCGCCCTATCGACGAGGTCCTGCGCGAGGCGGAGAACCTGGTGAACGGCGGCGTGCGCGAATTGCTGGTGATCAGCCAGGATACTTCGGCCTATGGCGTCGACCTGCGCCACCGTGGCGCCGAATGGCGCGGCCGGGAACGCCGGGCCCATATGACCGATCTGGCCGCGGCACTTGGCGAATTGGGTGCCTGGGTGCGGCTGCACTATGTCTATCCCTATCCGCATGTCGACGACGTCATCCCGCTGATGGCGGCGGGCAAGGTGCTGCCCTATCTCGACATTCCGTTCCAGCACGCCTCGCCCCGGGTGCTGAAGGCGATGCGCCGCCCGGGCAACCAGGAAAAAGTGCTGAGCCGGCTGGCGGCGTGGCGCCGGGACGTGCCCGATATCGCCATCCGCTCCACCTTCATCGTCGGCTTCCCCGGCGAGACGGAGGCGGATTTCGAGGAACTCCTGGCCTTCCTGAAGGAAGCAAGGCTCGACCGGGTCGGCTGCTTCCGCTACGAGGCGGTCGACGGTGCCCCGGCGAACGATCTGCCCGATGCCGTGCCGGAAGCGGTGAAGGAAGAACGCTGGAACCGCTTCATGGCCGTCCAGCAGCAGATCTCGATGGAAAAGCTGGACGCGAAGGTCGGCCGCACCTTCGACGTCCTGGTCGACGAGATCGACGAGGAGGACGGCGTGATCTGCCGCTCCTACGCCGATGCGCCGGAGATCGACGGCAATGTCATCATCGAGGAACCGGCGCGGAAACTCCGCCCCGGCGAGATGGTGAAGGTGAAGATCACCGATGCGGGCGAATATGATCTCTGGGGCGAGATGGTCTGA
- a CDS encoding DUF2061 domain-containing protein: protein MAWDLAKTATFAMLHFGVGFGVTYAFTGSVEIATGVALVEPAVNTVVFFFHERVWKRLGRGSAAGRPAEAAVMGCGHAL from the coding sequence ATGGCGTGGGATCTGGCAAAGACGGCGACTTTCGCGATGCTGCACTTCGGTGTCGGTTTCGGCGTCACCTATGCCTTCACCGGCTCGGTGGAGATCGCGACCGGCGTCGCCCTGGTGGAACCGGCGGTGAACACGGTGGTGTTCTTCTTCCACGAACGGGTGTGGAAGCGCCTGGGCCGGGGCAGCGCCGCCGGCCGGCCGGCGGAAGCCGCCGTCATGGGCTGCGGCCACGCCCTCTGA
- a CDS encoding FAD-linked oxidase C-terminal domain-containing protein — protein sequence MTMPVPDSAVIDGRADLLARLARLVPADALIAADSALGAYECDALTAYAQRPLAVVLPRTTAEVAAVLAACRAAGAKVVPRGAGTSLSGGALPLADGIVLSLARFNRILDIDLANRCITAQPGVTNLALTRAVEADGFFYAPDPSSQIACTIGGNVAENSGGVHCLKYGLTTHNLLGLEMVLIDGTVVRLGGGKALDGPGYDLLGIVTGSEGLLGVVTEVTVRITPKPQGVGALLAGFPTVEAAGAAVAAVIGAGIVPGGIEMMDNLAINAAEDFCHAGYPRDVAALLIVELDGPAGEVEARMDEVAALLAAGGACTLRRTRDDAERLAFWAGRKAAFPAVGRISPDYLCMDGTIPRGRLPEILAAIERLSAHYDLRCANVFHAGDGNLHPLILYDANRPGELQRAEEFGADILRACVAAGGVLTGEHGVGIEKRDLMGAMFDETDLAVQQRLKCAFDGAGLLNPGKVFPVLHACAELGRLQVSGGKLRFPDLPRF from the coding sequence TTGACGATGCCGGTACCCGACAGCGCGGTGATCGACGGGCGGGCGGATCTCCTGGCCCGCCTGGCGCGGCTGGTGCCGGCCGATGCCCTGATCGCGGCCGATTCGGCGCTCGGCGCCTATGAATGCGATGCCCTCACCGCCTATGCCCAGCGCCCGCTGGCCGTCGTCCTGCCGCGCACCACCGCCGAGGTGGCGGCGGTGCTGGCCGCCTGCCGGGCGGCGGGGGCCAAGGTGGTGCCGCGCGGGGCGGGAACCTCGCTGTCCGGCGGGGCGCTGCCGCTGGCGGACGGCATCGTGCTGTCGCTGGCGCGCTTCAACCGCATCCTCGACATCGATCTCGCCAACCGCTGCATCACCGCCCAGCCGGGGGTGACCAATCTCGCCCTCACCCGGGCGGTCGAGGCGGACGGCTTCTTCTATGCCCCCGATCCGTCGAGCCAGATCGCCTGCACCATCGGCGGCAATGTCGCCGAGAATTCGGGCGGCGTGCATTGCCTGAAATACGGCCTGACCACCCATAACCTGCTTGGTCTCGAGATGGTGCTGATCGACGGCACCGTGGTCCGTCTCGGCGGCGGCAAGGCGCTGGACGGGCCGGGTTACGACCTGCTCGGCATCGTCACCGGGTCCGAGGGCCTGCTCGGCGTCGTCACCGAAGTCACCGTCCGCATCACGCCCAAGCCCCAGGGGGTGGGGGCCCTGCTGGCCGGCTTCCCCACGGTCGAGGCCGCGGGGGCGGCGGTCGCCGCCGTCATCGGCGCCGGCATCGTCCCCGGCGGGATCGAGATGATGGACAATCTCGCCATCAATGCCGCCGAGGATTTCTGCCATGCCGGCTATCCCCGCGACGTCGCCGCCCTGCTTATCGTCGAACTCGACGGCCCGGCCGGCGAGGTCGAGGCGCGGATGGACGAGGTCGCCGCCCTGCTTGCCGCTGGCGGCGCCTGCACCCTGCGGCGCACCCGCGACGATGCGGAACGCCTGGCGTTCTGGGCCGGGCGGAAAGCGGCCTTCCCGGCGGTCGGCCGCATCTCGCCCGATTACCTGTGCATGGACGGCACCATCCCGCGCGGCCGCCTGCCCGAGATCCTGGCGGCGATCGAGCGGCTGTCGGCGCACTATGACTTACGCTGCGCCAATGTCTTTCATGCCGGCGACGGCAACCTGCATCCCCTGATCCTCTATGATGCCAACCGGCCCGGCGAATTGCAGCGGGCGGAAGAGTTCGGCGCCGACATCCTGCGCGCCTGCGTCGCCGCCGGCGGCGTCCTGACCGGGGAACACGGCGTCGGCATCGAGAAGCGCGACCTGATGGGCGCCATGTTCGACGAGACCGACCTCGCGGTGCAGCAGCGCCTGAAATGCGCCTTCGACGGCGCCGGCCTGCTCAACCCGGGCAAGGTCTTTCCCGTGCTTCACGCCTGCGCCGAACTCGGGCGGCTGCAGGTTTCGGGCGGCAAGCTGCGCTTTCCCGATCTGCCGCGCTTCTGA
- a CDS encoding FAD-binding protein: MERLHPRNDQDLAALIADARARARGLHVVGGGTRAGLGHPVAAGAVLDLSAFAGIEVYEPAEQVITLGPATRLSDVAAVLAEKGQRLSFDPPDTGPLFGEGAGLGTIGGAIAANLSGPARPRAGAARDHLLGVDAVTGRGEIFKAGGRVVKNVTGYDLPKLIAGSFGTLAAMTRVTLRVAGLPAASVTAVLLDLEAAAAGRVMQAIAGSALEPVALAYLPAATAVRCRHHPLAAAAVLARFEGPAAALPERLSDLQALAGPAAPIEVIEDEDSDETWSAIRDVAGLLPEGERALWRIAVPPAAGCTLAHGLAADLPGAHWFADWGGGRVWLSVPAGAEAGAALIRPRVRAAGGHAQLFRAPLAVKAAVPVFEPLEPGRALVESRVRDAFDPARILNPGKLG; the protein is encoded by the coding sequence ATGGAACGCCTGCATCCCCGTAACGACCAGGATCTCGCCGCGCTGATCGCCGACGCGCGGGCGCGGGCGCGCGGCCTGCATGTCGTCGGCGGCGGCACCCGCGCCGGCCTCGGCCATCCGGTGGCGGCCGGGGCGGTGCTCGATCTTTCCGCCTTCGCCGGGATCGAAGTCTACGAGCCGGCGGAACAGGTCATCACCCTCGGCCCCGCCACCCGCCTCTCCGACGTGGCGGCGGTCCTGGCCGAAAAGGGCCAGCGCCTCAGCTTCGATCCGCCCGATACCGGGCCTCTGTTCGGCGAGGGCGCCGGCCTCGGCACGATCGGCGGGGCCATCGCCGCCAATCTGTCGGGCCCGGCGCGGCCGCGGGCGGGGGCGGCGCGCGATCACCTGCTCGGCGTCGACGCGGTGACCGGCCGGGGCGAGATCTTCAAGGCCGGCGGCAGGGTGGTGAAGAATGTCACGGGTTACGACCTGCCCAAGCTGATCGCCGGCTCCTTCGGCACCCTGGCGGCGATGACCCGGGTAACCCTGCGCGTGGCCGGGCTGCCGGCCGCCTCGGTCACCGCGGTGCTGCTCGATCTCGAGGCGGCGGCGGCGGGCCGCGTCATGCAGGCGATCGCCGGTTCGGCGCTGGAGCCGGTGGCGCTCGCCTACCTGCCTGCCGCTACCGCTGTCCGCTGCCGGCATCATCCGCTGGCGGCGGCGGCCGTGCTGGCGCGCTTCGAAGGGCCGGCGGCGGCCCTGCCGGAACGCCTGTCCGATCTTCAGGCGCTGGCCGGCCCCGCCGCCCCGATCGAGGTGATCGAAGACGAGGACTCGGACGAGACCTGGAGCGCCATCCGCGACGTCGCCGGCCTGCTGCCCGAGGGCGAACGGGCGCTGTGGCGGATCGCGGTGCCGCCAGCGGCGGGCTGTACTCTCGCCCACGGCCTCGCGGCGGATCTGCCGGGGGCCCATTGGTTCGCCGATTGGGGCGGCGGACGGGTCTGGCTGTCGGTGCCTGCAGGGGCGGAGGCGGGGGCCGCCCTGATCCGGCCCCGGGTGAGGGCGGCGGGCGGCCATGCCCAATTGTTCCGGGCGCCCCTTGCGGTCAAGGCCGCGGTACCGGTGTTCGAGCCGCTGGAGCCGGGGCGGGCGCTGGTTGAAAGCCGGGTCCGCGACGCCTTCGATCCCGCCCGCATTCTCAATCCCGGCAAGCTCGGCTGA
- the glcF gene encoding glycolate oxidase subunit GlcF translates to MRTSFTPERLADPAIAEIDSILRKCVHCGFCTATCPTYLETGDELDGPRGRIYLMKEMFEAGRPADAVVRDHLDRCLGCFSCMSTCPSGVDYAHLVEHGKAHVEATAPRPLLDRGLRAVLALMLPGRRRFRLSLLAGVLAAPVLRRLPGRLGALGALVPARLPGRIAIRPGTLHPAAAGRRGRVALVIGCIQPVLRPGVDAAAVRLLNRHGIEVVVPPAAGCCGALPLHMGKEARGRAAAAALVDALGPVLDGLDAVIVTASGCGTTVKDYGHLLHDDPLRADKARRIAALARDVTEVLDPLDLRPTGAAGGREIAYHDACSLRHGQRVTAPKRLLARAGFVVREPRDPHLCCGSAGTYNMLQPALSAPLGDNKAKALAATGAPLIAAGNIGCMTQIAQHGTLPVVHTVELLDWATGGPRPDGVEGMA, encoded by the coding sequence ATGCGCACCTCCTTCACGCCCGAACGCCTGGCCGATCCCGCCATCGCCGAGATCGATTCGATCCTGCGCAAATGTGTCCATTGCGGCTTCTGCACCGCGACCTGCCCGACCTATCTCGAAACCGGCGACGAATTGGACGGCCCGCGCGGGCGCATCTACCTGATGAAGGAAATGTTCGAGGCCGGGCGCCCGGCGGATGCGGTGGTGCGCGACCATCTCGACCGCTGCCTCGGCTGTTTCAGCTGCATGTCGACCTGTCCCTCGGGGGTCGACTACGCCCATCTGGTCGAACACGGCAAGGCCCATGTCGAGGCGACGGCGCCGCGCCCCCTGCTGGATCGGGGGCTGCGCGCCGTCCTTGCCCTGATGCTGCCGGGGCGCCGGCGCTTCCGCCTCAGCCTGCTTGCCGGGGTCCTGGCGGCGCCCGTGCTGCGCCGCCTGCCCGGGCGGCTGGGCGCGCTCGGTGCCCTGGTCCCGGCGCGCCTGCCGGGGCGGATCGCGATCCGGCCGGGCACGCTGCATCCGGCGGCGGCGGGGAGGCGGGGCCGGGTCGCGCTCGTCATTGGCTGCATCCAGCCGGTGCTGCGGCCGGGGGTCGATGCGGCGGCGGTGCGCCTGCTCAATCGCCACGGCATCGAGGTGGTGGTGCCGCCCGCCGCCGGCTGCTGCGGCGCCCTGCCCCTGCACATGGGCAAGGAAGCCCGGGGCCGGGCCGCCGCCGCCGCCCTGGTCGATGCCCTGGGCCCGGTGCTCGACGGGCTGGACGCGGTGATCGTCACGGCGTCCGGCTGCGGCACCACGGTCAAGGATTACGGCCACCTGCTGCACGACGATCCCTTGCGGGCGGACAAGGCCCGGCGCATCGCCGCCCTGGCCCGCGACGTCACCGAAGTGCTGGACCCCCTGGATCTCCGCCCGACCGGTGCCGCCGGGGGCCGCGAGATCGCCTATCACGACGCCTGCTCGCTCCGCCACGGCCAGCGGGTGACGGCGCCCAAGCGCCTGCTGGCCAGGGCCGGCTTCGTGGTGCGCGAACCGCGCGATCCCCACCTCTGCTGCGGCTCGGCCGGCACCTACAACATGCTGCAACCGGCCCTTTCCGCCCCCCTCGGCGACAATAAGGCCAAGGCCCTGGCGGCGACCGGCGCCCCCTTGATCGCCGCCGGCAATATCGGCTGCATGACCCAGATCGCCCAGCACGGCACCCTGCCGGTGGTCCACACCGTCGAACTGCTGGACTGGGCGACCGGCGGCCCCCGCCCGGACGGGGTCGAGGGGATGGCCTGA
- a CDS encoding Fic family protein produces the protein MERGAGDYDFSAATDYHYGRFPPTALDYRRLAKPLTAAMAALARYDQMLKGMHNSEILLAPLRRQEAVISSRMEGTISTLDELLRYEADHETSDIPDEANYRSDVIEVALYARAMKLAQSSMAEGQPLSTWLIRSAHRTLLGFGRGAQNAPGELRQEQNYLADPLKRKILFIPVRAEQLGPALDGLFAFMADEEWEILLRAAISHLEFEAIHPFKDGNGRIGRMLIPLLLWQGRVLSQPHFYVSAYFERRRDEYIDRLRQVSAHDDWMGWILFFLAAIEEQAHENLRTAESIRNLYEDMKGRFREILSSKWTVAALDFVFTRPVFRNNVFTGKSGIPPATVYRFVRALADQGLLTTIMPAAGRSPAMYSFEPLLQLVRA, from the coding sequence ATGGAGCGTGGGGCGGGCGACTATGATTTCAGCGCGGCGACCGACTACCATTATGGCCGCTTTCCGCCGACGGCCCTGGACTATCGGCGCCTGGCGAAACCCTTGACCGCGGCGATGGCCGCCCTGGCCCGCTATGACCAGATGCTCAAGGGCATGCACAACAGCGAGATCCTGCTCGCCCCCCTGCGCCGCCAGGAGGCGGTGATTTCGTCGCGCATGGAAGGCACGATCAGTACGCTCGACGAATTGTTGCGCTACGAAGCCGACCACGAAACCTCGGATATTCCTGACGAGGCCAACTATCGCAGCGATGTCATCGAAGTCGCGCTCTATGCCCGGGCCATGAAGCTGGCGCAGTCGAGCATGGCCGAAGGGCAGCCCCTGTCGACCTGGCTGATCCGGTCGGCCCATCGGACATTGCTCGGTTTCGGGCGCGGCGCGCAGAATGCCCCTGGTGAATTGAGGCAGGAACAGAATTATCTCGCCGATCCGCTGAAGCGGAAAATTCTGTTCATTCCCGTCCGCGCCGAACAATTGGGCCCTGCGCTCGACGGGTTGTTCGCCTTCATGGCGGATGAGGAGTGGGAAATATTGCTGCGGGCGGCGATTTCCCACCTCGAATTCGAAGCCATTCACCCCTTCAAAGATGGCAACGGCCGTATCGGCCGCATGTTGATACCGCTGCTGCTCTGGCAGGGGCGGGTCCTGTCCCAACCCCATTTCTACGTCAGCGCCTATTTCGAGCGGCGCCGCGACGAATATATCGACCGTTTGCGCCAGGTCTCCGCACATGACGACTGGATGGGGTGGATTCTATTTTTCCTCGCCGCGATCGAGGAACAGGCGCACGAAAATCTGCGGACAGCCGAGAGCATCCGAAACCTGTACGAAGACATGAAGGGGCGGTTCAGGGAAATATTGTCCTCGAAATGGACGGTCGCAGCCCTTGACTTCGTCTTCACCCGGCCGGTGTTCCGGAACAATGTCTTTACCGGAAAGTCAGGAATTCCGCCGGCGACCGTCTATCGTTTCGTCCGCGCCCTGGCGGATCAGGGGCTTTTGACCACGATCATGCCGGCGGCCGGGCGTAGCCCGGCGATGTATAGTTTCGAACCCCTGTTGCAACTGGTGCGGGCCTAA
- a CDS encoding glycerate kinase type-2 family protein, producing MADLCDRLLATVLAAADVGAATLRHLPPVPKGRTVAVGAGKAAAAMAAALDRAWTGPLSGLVITRHGHGLPAGRIEVVEAGHPLPDDQGPRAAARILDLVRGLGPDDLVIALVSGGGSALMALPAPGLTLADKQAVTRALLRAGTPIGEINVVRKHLSAIKGGRLALAAAPAPLAALLVSDVPGDDPATIASGPTVPDPSTLAEARAIVERWRLDVPAAVAAHLRAPAAETPKPGDPRLARQGATVILRPADVLAAAEAAARAADRTVLNLGDRVEGEARRIGAEHARLALANRDRGPLAILSGGELTVTIAGDGGAGGPNKEYLLGLALGLGGAPGIRALAVDTDGIDGTSPDAGARIDPTTLARARALGLDAAALLAANRSRTFFEALGDLVVTGPTRTNVNDFRAIIVDGDLG from the coding sequence ATGGCCGACCTCTGCGACCGCCTGCTCGCCACGGTGCTGGCCGCCGCGGATGTCGGCGCCGCGACCCTGCGCCACCTGCCGCCGGTCCCGAAGGGACGCACCGTCGCCGTGGGCGCGGGCAAGGCGGCGGCGGCCATGGCGGCGGCGCTGGACCGGGCCTGGACCGGGCCCCTGTCCGGCCTCGTCATCACCCGCCACGGCCATGGCCTGCCCGCCGGCCGGATCGAGGTGGTCGAGGCCGGCCATCCCCTGCCCGACGATCAGGGGCCGAGGGCCGCCGCCCGCATTCTCGATCTCGTCCGTGGCCTCGGGCCGGACGATCTGGTGATCGCCCTGGTCTCGGGCGGTGGCTCGGCCTTGATGGCGCTGCCGGCGCCGGGCCTCACCCTGGCCGACAAGCAGGCCGTGACCCGCGCCCTGCTGCGTGCCGGCACGCCGATCGGCGAGATCAACGTGGTGCGCAAGCACCTCTCGGCGATCAAGGGCGGGCGTCTTGCCCTGGCGGCGGCACCGGCGCCGCTCGCCGCCCTGCTCGTCTCGGACGTGCCGGGGGACGATCCCGCCACCATCGCCTCGGGCCCGACCGTGCCCGATCCCTCGACCCTGGCCGAGGCCCGCGCGATCGTCGAACGCTGGCGGCTCGATGTCCCGGCCGCCGTCGCGGCCCATCTGCGGGCACCCGCGGCCGAGACCCCGAAACCGGGCGACCCCCGCCTTGCCCGCCAGGGCGCCACGGTGATCCTCCGCCCCGCCGATGTCCTCGCCGCCGCCGAGGCTGCGGCCAGGGCCGCTGATCGCACCGTGCTCAACCTCGGCGACCGGGTCGAGGGCGAGGCACGCCGGATCGGCGCCGAGCACGCCCGCCTCGCCCTGGCGAACCGGGACCGGGGCCCGCTTGCGATCCTGTCGGGCGGGGAATTGACCGTCACCATCGCCGGCGACGGCGGTGCCGGCGGCCCCAACAAGGAATATCTCCTGGGCCTCGCCCTCGGCCTCGGCGGCGCGCCGGGGATCCGGGCGCTGGCCGTCGATACCGACGGCATCGACGGCACCAGCCCGGACGCCGGCGCCCGCATCGACCCGACCACCCTGGCCCGGGCCCGCGCCCTCGGCCTCGACGCCGCCGCCCTGCTGGCCGCCAACCGCAGCCGCACCTTTTTCGAAGCCCTGGGCGACCTCGTCGTCACCGGCCCGACCCGGACCAATGTGAACGACTTCCGGGCGATCATCGTCGATGGGGACTTGGGTTAG
- a CDS encoding DMT family transporter, with protein sequence MSAPAVPSSPSAAAPRWALPALILGAIAIGFSPLFVRLSELGPTATAFWRLALALPLFYGWTVVAARNRAAPPAPLGRAAKIRLLIAGLLFTGDLFSWHWSIHLTTVANSTLFANFAPIFVVFGAWAFFGERPKAVFLAGLAFTFLGAGCLIANSLSIGMEHALGDGLGIVTAVFFGSYILVVKDLRSRIDAPRLMLWSSLVTAIALLPLALATEGRIFPESAAGWLVLIALAWISQAAGQGLIAEAVGHLPAGLSSLVILVEPLAAAIIGWVLLGEALGPVELLGGALILAGIMIARRGT encoded by the coding sequence ATGTCCGCCCCTGCCGTGCCGTCCTCCCCATCTGCCGCCGCCCCGCGCTGGGCCTTGCCCGCCCTGATCCTCGGGGCCATCGCCATCGGCTTCTCGCCCCTCTTCGTCCGCCTGTCGGAACTGGGGCCGACCGCCACCGCCTTCTGGCGCCTGGCCCTGGCCCTGCCCCTGTTCTACGGCTGGACCGTGGTCGCGGCGCGCAATCGGGCAGCCCCCCCGGCCCCCCTCGGCCGGGCGGCAAAGATCAGGCTGCTGATTGCCGGCCTGCTGTTCACCGGCGACCTGTTCAGCTGGCATTGGTCGATCCATCTGACCACGGTCGCCAATTCCACCCTGTTCGCCAATTTCGCGCCGATCTTCGTCGTCTTCGGCGCCTGGGCGTTCTTCGGCGAGCGGCCGAAGGCGGTGTTCCTGGCCGGGCTCGCCTTCACCTTCCTGGGCGCCGGCTGCCTGATCGCCAATTCCCTGTCGATCGGCATGGAGCATGCGCTGGGCGACGGGCTCGGCATCGTCACCGCGGTCTTCTTCGGCTCCTATATCCTCGTGGTGAAGGACCTGCGCAGCCGGATCGACGCGCCGCGCCTGATGCTGTGGTCCAGCCTCGTCACCGCTATCGCCCTGCTGCCCCTGGCCCTGGCGACCGAAGGCCGGATCTTCCCCGAGAGCGCGGCCGGCTGGCTGGTGCTGATCGCGCTCGCCTGGATCAGCCAGGCCGCCGGCCAGGGCCTGATCGCCGAGGCGGTGGGCCATCTGCCGGCCGGCCTGTCGTCCCTGGTCATCCTGGTCGAGCCGCTGGCGGCCGCCATCATCGGCTGGGTGCTGCTGGGCGAGGCGCTCGGCCCGGTCGAGCTGCTGGGCGGCGCCCTGATCCTGGCCGGGATCATGATCGCCCGGCGCGGCACCTGA
- a CDS encoding mitochondrial fission ELM1 family protein → MATVWCLSEGHAGMETQVVGLAEALGLDHEVKRVRVRLPWDWLPGRLWPWPLKAPTADSDPLAPPWPDLVISTGNVAAPLAVAIRKASGGRTRLVHLQNPKLALSHFDVVIAPRHDRLAGAHVIETRAGLHRVTPARIAAGADLWRDRLGHMPHPLVGVLLGGSNRRYRLDGRAGEDLGRRLAAAAGAIGAGLAITPSRRTAPAALDGLRRGLGDRPRFIWDGKGDNPYFGLLGLSDHLVITADSVSMISEALLTGRPVHVARLPGRSNRLGRFVDDLVADGYVRWFDGSFPTWRYEPLDEMPRVAALVRQRLGL, encoded by the coding sequence GTGGCGACGGTCTGGTGTCTCAGCGAGGGGCATGCCGGCATGGAGACCCAGGTGGTGGGTCTTGCCGAGGCGCTGGGCCTCGACCATGAGGTGAAGCGCGTGCGCGTGCGCCTGCCCTGGGACTGGCTGCCCGGCCGCCTGTGGCCCTGGCCGCTGAAGGCGCCGACCGCGGACAGCGATCCCCTGGCCCCGCCCTGGCCGGACCTGGTGATTTCGACCGGCAATGTCGCCGCCCCCCTTGCGGTCGCGATCCGCAAGGCCAGCGGCGGCCGTACCCGCCTCGTCCACCTGCAGAACCCGAAACTCGCCCTGTCGCATTTCGACGTCGTGATCGCGCCGCGCCACGACCGGCTGGCGGGCGCCCATGTGATCGAGACCCGGGCCGGCCTGCACCGGGTGACGCCGGCGCGCATCGCCGCCGGCGCCGACCTCTGGCGCGACCGCCTGGGCCATATGCCGCACCCCCTGGTCGGGGTTCTTCTCGGCGGCTCGAACCGGCGCTATCGCCTGGACGGCCGCGCGGGCGAGGACCTGGGCCGGCGGCTGGCGGCGGCGGCGGGCGCGATCGGTGCCGGCCTCGCGATCACGCCGTCGCGGCGGACGGCGCCCGCCGCCCTCGACGGCCTGCGCCGGGGCCTGGGCGACCGGCCGCGCTTCATCTGGGACGGCAAGGGCGACAATCCCTATTTCGGCCTGCTCGGCCTCTCCGACCATCTGGTGATCACGGCCGATTCGGTCTCGATGATCTCGGAAGCGCTGCTGACCGGCCGGCCGGTGCATGTGGCGCGCCTGCCCGGGCGCTCGAACCGGCTGGGGCGCTTCGTCGACGACCTGGTGGCGGACGGCTATGTCCGCTGGTTCGACGGCAGTTTCCCCACCTGGCGCTATGAACCCCTCGATGAAATGCCCAGGGTCGCCGCGCTGGTCAGGCAGCGTCTCGGCCTGTGA